A region of Acidisarcina sp. DNA encodes the following proteins:
- a CDS encoding ChbG/HpnK family deacetylase has protein sequence MKRLIVNADDFGLTPGVNRAILDLNERGVLPSTTLMATAECFEPAALAAVAQSSLGTGCHVTLVDGRSWLAGDQLPRLTVGATGLFRRTLGSFVQDLLRNRIPEAEIEAEATAQIRRLQSAGVRVTHVDTHKHTHMFPGVYRPLLRAAITCGVPAIRNPFEPEWSVRLTSNAGLVRRLQVRGLRWMRRGFLDAVRQARIATTEGAIGVLATGTLNASILRAFVAAMPEGVWELCCHPGYQDAELAAVRTRLRESREIEREALLEVLPHAAGISLIHFGNLAGGSATNGDVTSGNLAAAPAKSH, from the coding sequence GTGAAGCGACTTATTGTCAATGCGGATGATTTTGGTCTAACTCCGGGCGTCAACCGCGCGATCCTCGATCTGAATGAGCGCGGCGTGCTGCCTTCGACCACCCTGATGGCGACGGCGGAGTGCTTTGAGCCGGCTGCCCTTGCAGCAGTCGCGCAGTCCAGTCTTGGGACAGGGTGCCACGTGACCCTGGTTGACGGCAGGTCCTGGCTCGCAGGAGATCAGCTTCCGCGGCTGACCGTGGGCGCGACGGGCCTCTTCCGGAGGACGCTGGGGAGCTTCGTGCAGGATCTGCTTCGGAATCGGATTCCGGAGGCTGAGATCGAGGCCGAGGCCACCGCGCAGATTCGCCGCCTGCAGAGCGCAGGGGTGCGGGTGACGCACGTCGATACGCACAAGCACACGCACATGTTTCCCGGGGTCTACCGGCCACTGCTGCGCGCTGCGATCACGTGCGGCGTTCCGGCGATTCGCAACCCATTTGAGCCGGAGTGGAGCGTGCGGCTGACATCGAATGCCGGGCTGGTGCGCAGGCTGCAGGTCAGGGGACTGCGGTGGATGCGGAGAGGCTTTCTTGATGCGGTGCGCCAGGCGCGAATCGCGACAACCGAGGGCGCGATCGGCGTGCTGGCGACCGGAACGCTGAATGCTTCCATCCTGCGCGCCTTTGTCGCGGCTATGCCGGAGGGGGTTTGGGAGCTCTGCTGTCATCCCGGATATCAGGATGCGGAGCTAGCCGCGGTTCGAACCCGCCTGCGGGAATCGCGGGAGATCGAGCGGGAGGCACTGCTGGAGGTTCTGCCCCACGCTGCGGGAATCTCGCTGATCCACTTTGGGAACCTGGCGGGTGGGAGCGCAACAAACGGAGACGTGACCAGTGGAAATCTGGCCGCGGCTCCCGCCAAGTCGCACTGA
- a CDS encoding MarR family transcriptional regulator, translated as MSKIAPITAPRLWLVLARAYGSIASYVESCVSAQGLCLSDFMVLEVLLHKGPLTISAIGEKVLLASASMTSAIDRLEERGLVQRKSSKEDRRIRIVQLTPKGEELISEIYVQHRQDLEFITTELSAAERKALYAGLKKLGLAAKMALTREKQLTV; from the coding sequence ATGAGTAAAATCGCCCCTATCACCGCTCCACGCCTTTGGCTGGTTCTTGCCCGGGCCTATGGATCGATTGCCTCCTATGTGGAGAGCTGCGTCTCCGCTCAAGGGCTATGCCTGAGCGACTTCATGGTTCTGGAAGTTCTGCTGCATAAGGGACCGCTGACCATCTCCGCGATTGGCGAAAAGGTTCTTCTCGCGAGCGCCTCCATGACCTCGGCCATCGATCGTCTGGAAGAACGCGGCCTCGTCCAGCGCAAGAGCAGCAAGGAAGACCGCCGCATCCGCATCGTGCAGTTGACGCCCAAGGGAGAAGAGTTGATCTCCGAAATCTATGTGCAGCATCGGCAGGACCTTGAGTTCATCACCACCGAGCTGTCCGCCGCGGAACGCAAGGCGCTCTATGCGGGCCTGAAGAAGCTGGGACTTGCGGCCAAGATGGCCCTGACCAGAGAGAAGCAGCTCACCGTCTGA
- a CDS encoding DinB family protein: protein MAEKMSDEKSTQLKGTEAAPVPPTTGPEPWLRGTHTETPAVLRAVVHALELAQEDLRRWCGNLSDDEVNARPHGLPPIAFHLRHMGRSADRLLTYAEGRELNANQLLALKAEMDPGATRDGLLEEVTQALENAMHRVQAIRGGGLEAPRTVGRKQLPTTVAGLVVHVADHTQRHVGQAVTTAKILLAQRG from the coding sequence ATGGCAGAGAAGATGAGCGACGAAAAGAGCACTCAGCTTAAGGGTACGGAAGCTGCTCCGGTACCGCCCACAACAGGGCCGGAGCCGTGGCTGCGCGGAACTCATACCGAGACTCCCGCCGTGTTGCGTGCCGTCGTGCATGCCCTTGAACTGGCTCAGGAAGACCTAAGGCGTTGGTGCGGGAACCTGAGCGACGATGAGGTGAATGCGCGCCCGCATGGTCTGCCACCGATAGCCTTTCATCTGCGCCACATGGGACGCAGCGCTGACCGCTTGCTGACCTACGCAGAGGGCAGGGAATTGAATGCTAATCAACTGCTTGCGCTCAAGGCGGAGATGGACCCCGGGGCCACTCGCGACGGCTTGCTGGAGGAAGTTACCCAGGCCCTCGAGAATGCCATGCATCGTGTTCAGGCAATTCGTGGCGGCGGGTTGGAAGCGCCTCGCACCGTCGGCAGAAAGCAACTGCCAACTACAGTGGCTGGATTGGTCGTCCACGTAGCGGACCACACGCAACGCCACGTCGGGCAGGCCGTGACCACAGCGAAGATACTGCTGGCGCAGCGGGGGTAA
- a CDS encoding glycine betaine ABC transporter substrate-binding protein, with amino-acid sequence MRLSIRQTIRRTIRRTVRIACLAGLLCGLMLVGACSPPRPDHPVIGAKNFTEQVILGELLAQHIEATTGLRVERRFYLAGSYIAHQALISGRIDGYVEYTGTALTAILKQPLQREAARTRETVARLYREKYGVEMTPPLGFENTFAMVMRGDDARRLGLRTLSDIAKVAPTLRLGVGYEFQERPDGLRGMSATYGLHFAGTPRVMDLGLLYRALNARQVDIVAGNSTDGPIRAFGLVALEDDKHYFPPYEAVPLVRESALERWPQLRSALAGLGDKVSAEEMQSMNNAVDGEHRDPADVVREFRARKGL; translated from the coding sequence GTGAGGCTGAGTATCAGACAGACCATCAGGCGCACCATCAGGCGGACCGTTCGGATTGCATGCCTTGCCGGGTTGCTGTGCGGCCTGATGCTCGTGGGAGCCTGCAGCCCACCGCGCCCGGATCATCCCGTTATCGGGGCAAAGAATTTTACGGAGCAGGTAATTCTTGGGGAGTTGCTGGCGCAGCATATCGAAGCGACGACAGGGCTGCGGGTGGAGCGGCGTTTCTATCTCGCCGGAAGTTACATCGCGCATCAGGCGCTTATCTCGGGCCGCATCGATGGATATGTGGAGTACACCGGCACGGCGCTGACGGCGATTCTCAAGCAGCCGTTGCAGCGCGAAGCTGCGAGGACGAGAGAAACCGTTGCGCGGCTTTATCGTGAAAAGTATGGAGTGGAGATGACTCCGCCGCTGGGTTTTGAGAACACGTTTGCGATGGTCATGCGCGGCGACGATGCACGGCGACTGGGCTTGCGCACCCTCAGCGATATCGCAAAGGTTGCACCAACGCTGCGGCTCGGGGTGGGCTATGAGTTCCAGGAACGGCCTGATGGACTGCGAGGAATGTCAGCGACCTATGGACTGCATTTTGCAGGGACGCCGAGGGTGATGGATCTCGGCCTGCTGTACCGCGCGTTGAATGCAAGGCAGGTGGACATTGTTGCCGGAAACTCGACGGATGGCCCCATAAGGGCCTTCGGACTGGTGGCGCTCGAAGATGACAAGCATTATTTCCCTCCGTATGAGGCGGTTCCGCTGGTGCGGGAATCTGCGCTGGAACGCTGGCCGCAGTTGCGTAGTGCCCTTGCCGGTCTGGGTGATAAGGTAAGTGCGGAAGAGATGCAATCCATGAACAACGCGGTCGATGGAGAGCATCGCGATCCGGCCGATGTGGTTCGGGAATTTCGCGCACGCAAGGGTTTGTAA
- the gap gene encoding type I glyceraldehyde-3-phosphate dehydrogenase yields MAVKVGINGFGRIGRNVLRAALGNPEIDFVAVNDLTSPKTLAHLLKYDSILGNLKNDIVAGDDFISVDGKKIKVFSEKDPALLPWASVGAQVVVESTGRFTDATKAKAHLGPTVKKVIISAPATNEDITIVLGVNDSKYDPAKHNIISNASCTTNCLGPVAKVLQDTFGIVSGIMTTIHSYTNDQVILDFPHKDLRRARAAALSMIPTSTGAAKALKLVIPELAGKLDGFAIRVPTPNVSVVDLTFVSEKPITVESINAAMKTASEGALKGILGYDTNELVSSDFKGDARSSIFDAPLTKVVGTHMGKIISWYDNEWGYSNRVVDLVGFLAKKGL; encoded by the coding sequence ATGGCAGTCAAGGTTGGCATTAATGGTTTCGGCCGCATCGGCCGTAACGTTCTTCGCGCTGCGCTCGGCAACCCCGAGATAGACTTCGTCGCCGTCAATGACCTCACAAGTCCGAAAACCCTCGCGCACCTCCTCAAATACGATTCCATCCTTGGCAACCTGAAGAACGATATCGTTGCGGGTGACGACTTCATCTCGGTCGATGGCAAGAAGATCAAGGTCTTCTCTGAGAAAGATCCTGCCCTGTTGCCCTGGGCTTCCGTCGGCGCGCAAGTTGTCGTCGAGTCCACCGGCCGCTTTACCGATGCAACCAAGGCGAAGGCTCACCTCGGCCCCACGGTCAAGAAGGTCATCATCTCCGCACCGGCCACCAACGAGGACATCACCATCGTCCTCGGAGTCAACGATTCCAAGTACGATCCGGCCAAGCACAACATCATCTCGAACGCATCCTGCACCACCAACTGCCTTGGGCCTGTCGCCAAGGTTCTGCAGGACACCTTCGGCATCGTCTCCGGCATCATGACGACCATCCACAGCTACACCAACGATCAGGTCATCCTCGACTTCCCGCACAAGGACCTGCGCCGCGCACGCGCCGCTGCGTTGTCGATGATTCCGACCTCGACCGGTGCCGCCAAGGCCCTCAAGCTCGTCATTCCCGAGCTGGCCGGCAAGCTGGATGGTTTCGCCATCCGCGTCCCAACCCCCAATGTCTCCGTCGTCGATCTGACCTTCGTCAGCGAGAAGCCCATCACGGTCGAGAGCATCAACGCGGCCATGAAGACTGCTTCCGAAGGCGCCCTGAAGGGCATCCTCGGCTACGACACCAATGAGCTGGTCTCCAGCGATTTCAAGGGCGACGCCCGCTCCTCGATCTTTGACGCGCCTCTCACCAAGGTCGTCGGAACCCACATGGGCAAGATCATCAGCTGGTACGACAACGAGTGGGGCTATTCCAACCGCGTCGTTGACCTCGTCGGCTTCCTTGCGAAGAAGGGTCTGTAG
- the bshA gene encoding N-acetyl-alpha-D-glucosaminyl L-malate synthase BshA — protein sequence MKIGITCYPTYGGSGVVATELGIELAVAGHEVHFITYSQPFRLTGRERGISYHEVSVSNYPLFEYPPYDLALATRMAEVAEYYELDLLHVHYAIPHSVSALLARQMLAARNRKLPFVTTLHGTDITLVGLDRSYLPITRFAIEESDGVTAISSYLREKTVEEFEVQREIEVIPNFVNCDVYAPLDERREAARKVFAPNGEKILLHLSNFRPVKRVVDVVEVFSRIVHRMPAQLLLVGDGPDRSAAEWLAHSKGIQNSVHFLGKQESVNELLPVADLILMPSEMESFGLAALEAMACQVPAIATTVGGVPELIDDGRTGRLLPVGDVDGMAEAAIHLLSHPEELREMGLAARRTAQDNFCASRIVPRYVEYYEKVLAQTR from the coding sequence TTGAAGATAGGAATTACCTGTTATCCAACCTACGGCGGTAGCGGCGTGGTTGCCACGGAACTGGGGATTGAACTTGCGGTCGCCGGACATGAGGTTCATTTCATCACCTATTCTCAGCCCTTCCGGCTGACCGGGCGCGAGCGGGGCATCTCGTATCACGAGGTGTCGGTGTCGAACTATCCGCTCTTCGAGTATCCGCCCTACGACCTGGCGCTGGCGACGCGCATGGCTGAGGTGGCGGAGTATTACGAGCTGGATCTGCTGCATGTGCACTATGCGATTCCGCACTCCGTCAGCGCGCTGCTGGCCCGTCAGATGCTGGCTGCGCGCAATCGCAAGCTGCCGTTCGTGACGACCCTGCATGGTACCGACATCACCCTGGTGGGCCTGGACCGCTCGTATCTTCCCATCACGCGCTTTGCGATTGAGGAGAGCGATGGCGTGACGGCAATCTCCAGCTATCTTCGCGAGAAGACGGTTGAGGAATTTGAGGTCCAGCGCGAGATCGAGGTGATTCCCAACTTTGTGAATTGCGATGTGTATGCTCCGCTGGACGAGAGGCGGGAGGCGGCACGCAAGGTATTCGCGCCCAACGGCGAAAAGATTTTGTTGCATCTTTCCAACTTCCGGCCGGTGAAGAGGGTGGTGGATGTGGTGGAGGTCTTTTCGCGGATTGTGCATCGCATGCCGGCACAACTTCTCCTTGTTGGCGACGGCCCCGATCGCTCGGCAGCGGAGTGGCTGGCGCACAGCAAGGGGATTCAGAACTCTGTCCATTTCCTGGGGAAGCAGGAGAGCGTCAATGAGCTGCTGCCGGTCGCGGATCTTATCCTGATGCCCAGCGAGATGGAGTCCTTCGGACTGGCTGCGCTGGAGGCCATGGCCTGCCAGGTTCCGGCGATTGCGACCACTGTGGGCGGCGTTCCGGAGCTTATCGACGACGGCAGAACGGGACGATTGTTGCCTGTGGGAGACGTGGATGGCATGGCCGAGGCTGCGATTCATCTGCTCAGTCATCCCGAGGAACTAAGGGAGATGGGGCTGGCGGCACGCCGTACCGCGCAGGATAACTTCTGTGCTTCACGCATCGTTCCCAGGTATGTGGAGTATTACGAGAAGGTGCTGGCCCAAACCAGATAG
- a CDS encoding ABC transporter permease, with the protein MSGFIAEHGTEILTLTVEHLWLTGAAMLFAIAIGIPTGIWLTRHARWARWVIGIANIIQTIPSLALFGLLLPLPWLGERAARIAIVALTGYALLPILRNTYAGIRGLEPAVIDVAQALGMTGSQRLFKVELPLAAGVILAGVRTATVTCVGIATIAAAVGAGGLGEFIFRGVASVDNRLVLAGALPAAALALGADALLGLAERWLRVPGREQA; encoded by the coding sequence ATGAGTGGCTTCATCGCGGAACATGGAACAGAGATCCTGACGCTGACAGTGGAGCATTTGTGGCTTACGGGAGCAGCTATGCTGTTCGCCATCGCCATTGGAATCCCAACCGGGATCTGGCTGACGCGGCATGCTCGCTGGGCCCGCTGGGTGATCGGGATTGCCAATATCATTCAGACCATTCCAAGCCTTGCGCTGTTTGGGTTGCTGCTGCCGCTGCCGTGGCTGGGGGAACGCGCTGCACGCATCGCGATCGTCGCGCTGACGGGGTATGCGCTGCTGCCGATCCTGCGCAACACATACGCGGGAATCCGGGGGCTGGAGCCGGCGGTGATCGACGTTGCGCAGGCGTTGGGCATGACGGGCTCGCAGCGGCTTTTCAAGGTGGAGCTGCCGCTGGCCGCAGGCGTCATCCTTGCCGGGGTGCGCACGGCAACGGTCACCTGCGTTGGAATTGCGACCATTGCGGCAGCGGTCGGCGCAGGCGGGCTAGGCGAATTTATCTTTCGCGGAGTGGCTTCGGTGGATAACCGGCTGGTGCTGGCGGGGGCTTTGCCCGCTGCGGCGCTGGCGCTCGGCGCGGATGCATTGCTGGGACTGGCGGAGCGCTGGTTGCGTGTCCCTGGACGGGAGCAGGCGTGA
- a CDS encoding AAA family ATPase has protein sequence MRKRSKRGPNTSESTGKIGQEIPADQPTPLRPVYPEGRPARLAQAEAQEPEGNETKTPVHAPAPGQDTQWAETGAEDAAQISVAQQAPAAVHPDDSHVEDLDAEGPELGGLEPEGDSRVEVETQPDSLGMPPPEAPAANSKSPRGYVVLAIGLPGSGKTTWFKRRGVMPLSSDMLRSILFDDITEQRYQGLVFSTLRSLLRARLIAKMPWNYVDATNLSPHERRQWIKMAKSFGYEVQAVFFDVPFEVCMQRNNRRERVVSAEAMQKMAERLRPPSFREGFSKITVVRVKGAPAPQPEAALEKATDE, from the coding sequence ATGAGAAAACGCTCCAAACGTGGACCGAATACTTCGGAGTCTACGGGCAAGATAGGGCAGGAGATCCCAGCAGACCAGCCAACACCGCTGCGTCCGGTTTATCCCGAGGGTCGACCTGCAAGACTGGCACAGGCAGAAGCCCAAGAGCCAGAAGGTAACGAAACCAAGACCCCGGTGCATGCACCAGCTCCGGGGCAGGATACGCAGTGGGCAGAGACTGGCGCGGAAGACGCCGCTCAAATCTCCGTGGCCCAGCAGGCCCCGGCCGCAGTGCATCCGGATGATTCCCATGTGGAGGATCTGGATGCGGAGGGGCCGGAACTAGGTGGGCTGGAGCCGGAGGGCGATAGCCGGGTGGAAGTAGAGACACAGCCCGACTCGCTGGGCATGCCGCCGCCGGAAGCCCCGGCAGCCAATTCGAAGAGTCCGCGTGGTTACGTGGTGCTCGCCATCGGGTTGCCCGGTTCCGGCAAGACGACGTGGTTCAAGCGCCGCGGAGTTATGCCTCTGTCCAGCGACATGCTGCGCAGCATTCTCTTCGACGACATCACGGAGCAGCGCTACCAGGGGCTGGTCTTTTCCACGCTGCGTTCGCTGCTGCGGGCGCGGCTGATCGCAAAGATGCCGTGGAACTATGTCGACGCAACGAATCTTTCTCCGCACGAGCGGCGTCAATGGATCAAGATGGCGAAGAGCTTCGGCTACGAGGTGCAGGCCGTGTTCTTCGACGTGCCATTTGAAGTCTGCATGCAGCGGAACAACCGTCGCGAACGCGTGGTAAGCGCGGAAGCGATGCAGAAGATGGCGGAGCGGCTGCGGCCGCCGAGCTTCCGGGAAGGCTTCTCGAAGATCACGGTGGTACGGGTCAAGGGCGCGCCTGCTCCTCAGCCAGAGGCTGCGCTGGAGAAGGCGACGGATGAGTAA
- a CDS encoding RidA family protein, whose protein sequence is MQSGDDRQRISGQSPYEPVIGFSRAVRCGRFISVSGTGPVNPDGGSAGGDDPALQMASCLEIIREALNSAGARFEHIVRTRIYLTRAADWEPVGRVHGKYFALCRPASTMVIVAALLRPEWRVEVEADAIIPEEG, encoded by the coding sequence ATGCAATCAGGAGACGACCGGCAGAGAATTTCGGGCCAGTCTCCTTATGAACCGGTAATCGGATTTTCCCGGGCTGTGCGCTGCGGACGCTTCATCAGTGTCTCTGGCACCGGCCCGGTAAATCCCGACGGCGGTTCAGCAGGAGGGGATGACCCCGCGCTACAGATGGCATCCTGTCTGGAAATCATTCGGGAAGCCCTCAATTCCGCGGGTGCCCGATTCGAACACATCGTACGAACCCGCATCTATCTCACCCGTGCGGCAGACTGGGAACCAGTCGGCCGTGTCCACGGCAAGTACTTTGCCCTATGCCGTCCAGCCTCCACCATGGTCATCGTAGCGGCGCTCCTGCGCCCCGAATGGAGAGTGGAAGTGGAAGCGGACGCCATCATTCCAGAGGAAGGCTAA
- a CDS encoding ATP-binding cassette domain-containing protein, whose translation MNLSLEAGTTTAVLGRSGSGKTTLLRMVNRLLEPTSGTVLVEGVATIASDPIQLRRGIGYVIQETGLFPHFTIERNIGLVPELEGWQKDAIRARVAEMLQLVGLSEAGLEKRYPHQLSGGQRQRVGLARALAADPAILLMDEPFGALDPLTRAEMQEMMCHLLLRLKKTVLLVTHDLDEALFLASRLVLVEKGRLVADLASAEFLRSDIPAVQAYVRAFRRREAACS comes from the coding sequence GTGAACCTCTCGCTCGAGGCCGGCACGACAACCGCGGTGCTGGGCCGCAGCGGTTCGGGAAAGACGACTCTCCTGCGCATGGTGAACCGGTTGCTGGAGCCAACCAGCGGCACCGTTCTTGTCGAGGGCGTGGCGACCATAGCCTCCGATCCTATCCAGTTGCGGCGCGGCATCGGATACGTGATTCAGGAGACGGGGCTGTTTCCGCATTTCACCATCGAACGAAACATTGGCCTGGTTCCTGAGCTTGAAGGATGGCAGAAAGACGCGATCCGCGCTCGCGTAGCGGAAATGCTCCAACTGGTGGGGCTGAGCGAGGCTGGCCTGGAGAAGCGCTATCCTCACCAGCTCTCCGGTGGGCAGCGGCAGCGTGTGGGCCTGGCGCGGGCACTGGCTGCCGATCCTGCAATCCTGCTGATGGACGAGCCGTTTGGCGCGCTCGATCCGCTGACGCGCGCGGAGATGCAGGAGATGATGTGCCACCTGCTGCTGCGGCTGAAGAAGACGGTGCTGCTGGTGACCCACGATCTGGACGAAGCGCTCTTCCTGGCTTCGCGCCTTGTGCTGGTGGAGAAGGGCCGCCTGGTTGCGGATCTGGCTTCCGCGGAGTTTCTGCGGTCTGACATTCCAGCTGTGCAGGCCTATGTGCGCGCCTTTCGCAGGCGGGAGGCGGCATGCTCATGA
- a CDS encoding histidine kinase, translating into MIETKLILSTLLVKLGVAAAVSAGLARSRVFKRLLFSDRRTTRETMGLLAFILVPLTLGVGMRRWVPNFLAGDIAFETVIIIAVLIGPFSALMSAAILSIPAMLYHEYLTLPFNLTVAVVSGIFGRFVERDEVWSFSPFVDLSIYRWIRRNLRKPRFDRQILLLILIVALEIGREWLNTLYPHLLFALTTDSWGIRLLIYTCAAMVVGIPLKIWNALRIEQKLEEQQRLLLEARFDALQRQINPHFLFNTLNSIASLVRFRPELAREMIVKLANILRALLRDHDSYVPLHEELNFTDDYLSIEVVRFGAEKLKVVKEIDPETLGILVPSILLQPLIENSIKHGLEPRVGGGTITVRSRLVGGRLVVEVEDDGVGISQRPEDSIIPRGSGIGMRNVQERLEVLYGNEALFSVRSRPGRGTLVVIELPVAERGEAVRRS; encoded by the coding sequence GTGATTGAGACAAAACTCATCCTGAGCACACTGCTGGTGAAGCTGGGTGTCGCCGCTGCAGTGTCGGCCGGTCTGGCCAGGTCACGCGTCTTCAAGCGCCTCCTCTTCTCCGACAGGAGAACCACGCGAGAAACGATGGGCCTGTTGGCCTTTATCCTGGTTCCCCTCACTCTTGGCGTAGGGATGCGGCGGTGGGTGCCCAACTTTCTTGCCGGTGATATCGCGTTTGAAACAGTCATCATTATCGCGGTCCTCATCGGACCTTTTTCAGCACTGATGTCTGCGGCCATTTTGTCTATCCCGGCAATGCTTTACCACGAATACCTCACCCTTCCCTTTAACTTGACAGTGGCGGTAGTCTCGGGCATCTTCGGGCGCTTCGTGGAGCGGGATGAGGTGTGGTCTTTCTCTCCCTTCGTCGATCTGAGCATCTATCGCTGGATTCGGAGAAACCTGCGAAAGCCTCGCTTCGACCGGCAGATTCTGCTGCTCATCCTGATTGTGGCTCTGGAAATTGGCCGTGAATGGCTCAACACGCTTTATCCCCACCTTCTATTCGCACTCACAACGGATAGCTGGGGAATCCGGCTGCTGATCTATACCTGCGCTGCGATGGTTGTCGGCATTCCGCTCAAGATATGGAATGCGCTCCGCATCGAGCAGAAGCTGGAAGAGCAGCAGCGCCTGCTCCTGGAGGCTCGCTTCGATGCCCTGCAGCGGCAGATCAATCCGCACTTTCTGTTCAATACTCTCAACTCCATCGCTTCCCTTGTTCGCTTCCGGCCCGAGCTCGCACGCGAGATGATCGTGAAGCTGGCCAACATTCTCCGCGCCCTCCTGCGCGACCACGATTCCTACGTGCCTCTTCACGAAGAGCTGAATTTCACCGACGACTATCTGAGCATCGAGGTCGTGCGTTTTGGCGCGGAAAAGCTAAAGGTGGTGAAGGAGATTGACCCCGAAACGCTGGGAATCCTGGTTCCCAGCATCCTGCTGCAGCCTTTAATCGAGAACAGCATCAAGCATGGGCTGGAGCCACGCGTTGGCGGAGGCACTATTACGGTTCGCAGCCGTCTGGTAGGTGGCAGGCTGGTCGTCGAGGTGGAAGACGACGGTGTCGGAATCAGCCAGCGCCCCGAGGACAGCATCATTCCGCGTGGTTCCGGCATCGGCATGCGAAATGTGCAGGAGCGCCTGGAGGTTCTTTACGGCAACGAGGCTCTCTTCTCCGTCAGAAGCCGCCCCGGCCGCGGCACACTTGTGGTAATCGAGTTGCCCGTAGCCGAGCGCGGCGAAGCTGTCCGGCGGAGCTAG
- a CDS encoding pirin family protein: protein MLTIRKSNDRGHAQHGWLDSHHTFSFANYYDPAHMGYRDLRVINEDRVQPGQGFGAHPHRDMEILSYVLAGKLAHKDSMGHIELLGPNEIQRMSAGTGVVHSEFNGSNTEPVHFLQIWIEPKTTGTVPSYEQLKFAPEEKLNRFKLLASPRKVAGAATINQDASVSVAELTPGNSLTYDLAENRHSWVHIIRGEVTVNGVSLSSGDAVAADNEQKLEITAKGSNNSEVLVFDLA, encoded by the coding sequence ATGCTTACCATCCGTAAAAGTAACGACCGGGGTCATGCCCAGCATGGCTGGCTTGACTCACACCATACCTTTTCCTTTGCCAACTACTATGATCCCGCACACATGGGCTATCGCGACCTGCGCGTGATCAATGAAGATCGCGTTCAGCCGGGACAGGGCTTCGGCGCTCACCCTCACCGCGACATGGAGATCCTGAGCTATGTGCTTGCAGGCAAGTTGGCACACAAAGACAGCATGGGCCATATCGAGTTGCTGGGACCGAATGAGATTCAGCGCATGTCCGCAGGCACCGGCGTGGTGCACAGTGAGTTCAACGGCTCAAACACGGAGCCGGTTCACTTCCTGCAGATATGGATTGAGCCGAAAACGACAGGGACTGTGCCCAGCTACGAGCAACTGAAGTTTGCACCCGAAGAGAAGCTGAACCGCTTCAAGCTGCTTGCATCTCCCAGAAAGGTAGCGGGAGCGGCCACAATCAATCAGGACGCCAGCGTCTCCGTGGCAGAGCTGACGCCCGGCAACAGCCTGACGTATGACCTGGCCGAGAATCGTCACTCATGGGTTCATATCATCCGCGGCGAGGTCACCGTCAACGGAGTTTCGCTCAGCAGCGGAGATGCCGTCGCGGCGGACAACGAGCAGAAGCTGGAGATTACGGCAAAGGGCTCGAACAACAGCGAGGTTCTTGTCTTCGACCTCGCATAA
- the ribA gene encoding GTP cyclohydrolase II — protein MAFVKVVQVADADFPSRWGHFRILGFEGLLDKPRPCSADFLNSEKTKEGLVALVMGDIHSAPPIVRIHSQCLTGDVFGSLRCDCRPQLELALETISREGAGILLYEQQEGRGIGLMAKLKAYELQDNGRDTVEANLDLGFKADCREFELPGEVLKKLGVSSVRLMTNNPEKVAALEALGIQVVERVSAEVEPLETFQRYVQTKQDKMGHISDRSLEPAS, from the coding sequence ATGGCGTTCGTTAAAGTTGTCCAGGTAGCGGATGCGGATTTTCCCAGCCGCTGGGGTCACTTCCGTATTCTCGGTTTCGAGGGGCTGCTCGATAAGCCGCGTCCCTGTTCCGCGGACTTCCTGAATAGCGAGAAGACAAAGGAAGGGCTGGTTGCGCTGGTGATGGGGGATATTCACTCCGCACCGCCAATCGTCCGTATCCACTCACAATGCCTTACCGGGGATGTCTTTGGCTCCCTGCGCTGCGACTGCCGCCCGCAATTGGAGCTGGCGCTCGAAACCATCTCGCGGGAAGGTGCGGGCATTCTGCTGTATGAGCAGCAGGAGGGCCGCGGCATTGGCCTGATGGCAAAACTCAAAGCGTATGAACTGCAGGACAATGGGCGCGACACGGTCGAGGCAAATCTCGACCTGGGCTTCAAGGCGGATTGTCGCGAATTTGAGCTTCCTGGCGAGGTACTGAAGAAACTGGGTGTTTCCTCGGTTCGCCTGATGACCAATAATCCCGAGAAGGTTGCAGCTCTGGAAGCACTGGGCATCCAGGTGGTGGAGCGTGTCTCCGCTGAGGTTGAGCCGCTTGAGACGTTCCAGCGCTACGTGCAGACCAAGCAGGACAAGATGGGCCATATCTCGGATCGATCGCTCGAACCTGCCTCATAA